From Bradyrhizobium sp. 4:
GTATTGCTGCCCTTTTGGACCAGCATTTTGGTCAAGAGCTTCTCTCTTATTGTGGTCCTGGGGGAGCAAGGGCTCGTCAACAGCACGCTGGCTGCGATCGGGTTGCCGCGCCTACCAATGGTGTTCAATCGAATCGGGGTTCTTATCGGGCTAAGCAGCTGGCTCATTCCCTTTGTCGTGTTCCCTTTGCTTTCCAACTTGATTGCGCAAAGCGCAGATCTGCGAAAGACGGCGGCGGTAATGGGAGCGTCGGATCTCCGCATCTTCTGGCAGATCACCTTTCCGCTGAGCACCCCAGGTCTCCTTGCTGGAGGCATTATGTGTTTCGTTATTTCGCTTGGCTCATTCGTTACTCCAGCCTTGCTCGGCGGACGACAGGATATGATGGTCGCGAACCTGATCGATTTCTACACACGCGAATCGCTGAATTGGGCAACAGCATCAGCGATTGCCGTACTTCTCTTCGCGGTAAGCGGGGCCCTGTTGCTCTTGCTTGGTAAGCTGCGAGGCAACAGCGCTTTAGTTTGAGGAGATCAGCTTGACTTCTATTGCATCGCAGCAGGCCTTCATTAAGGCTCCAAGGCAGACCTTTACCAAGGGGCGGATTGTGGTTGGGCTGGCCACCATCCTTTACATCTACTTGCTCTTCCCAAGTTTGATCATAGTGCCGATATCGTTTGGCAATCGGGTCGAGCTTGTCTTTCCGCCGACCTACTATTCTCTTGACTTGTATCGCGCCTACTTCGGGTCGACGGCTTGGCTGACAGTCACATATCGGAGTGCCACTTATGCTTTGCTCGCATCGGCACTCGCGATGGCGGTTGGTGTGCCGGGTGCCTACGCGCTCGCGCGCGCGAATTTTCCGGGCAAGCGGTTGCTTGTCCTGTTAATCCTAAGCCCAATGTTGGTCCCAATCGTCGTGATCTCGCTCGGACTTTATATGTACTATCTACGAATTTCCCTAACTGGAACGGTTACGGGGTTGGTTCTTGCGCACGCAATGTATGTCACGCCTTTCGTAATCCTGACAATTTCTGCCGGTATCGAGAATCT
This genomic window contains:
- a CDS encoding ABC transporter permease — protein: MAIQMNRRELAQFLGPVTAVMAFGLIIPLAFIVYSSLGGGHLSLKAYIDLFNSRLFARVALTTVEISLSATAVSLLLGYPIALHLSRLSDLWRPIFLIFVLLPFWTSILVKSFSLIVVLGEQGLVNSTLAAIGLPRLPMVFNRIGVLIGLSSWLIPFVVFPLLSNLIAQSADLRKTAAVMGASDLRIFWQITFPLSTPGLLAGGIMCFVISLGSFVTPALLGGRQDMMVANLIDFYTRESLNWATASAIAVLLFAVSGALLLLLGKLRGNSALV
- a CDS encoding ABC transporter permease, translated to MTSIASQQAFIKAPRQTFTKGRIVVGLATILYIYLLFPSLIIVPISFGNRVELVFPPTYYSLDLYRAYFGSTAWLTVTYRSATYALLASALAMAVGVPGAYALARANFPGKRLLVLLILSPMLVPIVVISLGLYMYYLRISLTGTVTGLVLAHAMYVTPFVILTISAGIENLDERLEKVAIIMGATQWRVFRQVVLPQLVPSLISAGLFAFLMSFDEVVIAWFVTGPSTLTLPVKMYSSIKWEIEPVLAAIATILTVLAIVICLATAVVTRGRARAR